The following coding sequences lie in one Cyanobacterium sp. Dongsha4 genomic window:
- a CDS encoding ABC transporter permease: MIARSFSRKKNTFKQLSNVLLIVGIIITLTFIFLAFSAPLLENMGIIQDPLESLSNPINQAPNSKYWFGTTGQGYDVFSRTIFGSQAALKVVITATFLSLIIGVPLGLISGYFGGKIDKVLLFLMDTIYTLPGLLLSVTLAFVVGRGVINAALALSISYIPQYYRVVRNHTTSVKTELFIEAAQAMGASPTRIISKYLFFNVVQSIPVLFTLNAADAILILGGLGFLGLGLPEDIPEWGHDLKLALDGLPTGIWWNALFPGLAMATMVTGLSLLGEGLSERLNPLHRS; the protein is encoded by the coding sequence ATGATTGCTCGTAGTTTTTCAAGAAAAAAAAATACTTTTAAACAGTTATCAAATGTTTTACTGATAGTCGGTATTATTATCACTTTAACCTTTATATTTTTGGCTTTTTCCGCTCCTTTATTAGAAAATATGGGCATCATTCAAGACCCCTTAGAATCTCTTAGTAATCCCATTAACCAAGCTCCGAATAGTAAATACTGGTTTGGTACAACAGGGCAGGGTTATGATGTTTTCTCCCGAACTATTTTCGGTTCACAAGCCGCTTTAAAAGTTGTCATTACTGCTACATTTTTAAGTTTAATTATCGGTGTTCCATTAGGTTTAATTAGTGGTTATTTTGGGGGAAAAATTGACAAAGTTTTACTCTTTTTAATGGATACTATTTATACTTTACCGGGGTTATTATTGTCAGTTACTTTAGCTTTTGTGGTTGGTAGGGGAGTAATAAATGCCGCCCTTGCCTTATCTATATCTTATATTCCTCAATATTATCGAGTAGTGAGAAATCATACTACTAGCGTTAAAACAGAATTATTCATCGAAGCCGCTCAAGCGATGGGGGCATCTCCCACCCGTATTATCTCTAAATATCTCTTTTTTAATGTAGTGCAAAGCATACCTGTTTTATTTACCCTTAACGCCGCCGATGCCATTTTAATTTTGGGAGGCTTAGGATTTTTGGGTTTAGGTTTACCTGAAGATATACCAGAATGGGGTCATGATCTAAAATTAGCATTAGATGGCTTACCCACTGGTATTTGGTGGAATGCCTTATTCCCCGGCTTGGCAATGGCAACTATGGTAACGGGTTTATCTTTATTAGGAGAGGGATTAAGTGAGCGTTTAAATCCCCTTCATCGCAGTTAA
- the cruG gene encoding 2'-O-glycosyltransferase CruG, translating to MTIIIAILSFKLLLFQGVCTFILLSRLLRGARRIPPLTPKLPYLALIGKVSVIIPTLNECDRISPLLESITRQSYETREIIFVDSNSTDGTQEKIENYSKKDPRIHLITDPPLPRNWVGRPWALHNGFLNSSENSEWILGVDADTIPHKNLVATVLDFAIQQDYDLVSFSPQFILKSMGEWWLQPSLLMTLLFRFESSGVNTSNSSTIMANGQCFLIKRNILTEIKGYTCAANSFCDDVTLARYVASLGYKVGFADGSKIIKVRMYEGLQDTWQGWGRSLDLKDASSKLQLWGECLFLLLIQALPLPIFFLCLFFYPHFDFPSFKLLFALNTFLVIIRFALLGAIASSYQFNKSISELTFILSPFADILAVTRIILSALTKPNQWRGRVYE from the coding sequence ATGACTATTATTATTGCCATCCTGAGCTTTAAATTACTTTTGTTTCAAGGAGTTTGTACTTTTATCCTTTTAAGTCGTTTATTGAGAGGGGCAAGAAGGATTCCTCCTTTAACTCCAAAACTTCCTTATTTAGCTTTAATTGGCAAGGTAAGTGTCATTATACCTACTTTAAATGAGTGCGATCGCATTTCTCCTTTATTAGAAAGTATTACCCGTCAAAGCTACGAAACTAGAGAAATTATTTTTGTTGATAGTAATTCCACTGATGGCACTCAGGAAAAAATTGAGAACTATAGCAAAAAAGACCCTCGTATTCATTTAATTACAGATCCACCCTTACCCCGAAATTGGGTAGGCAGACCTTGGGCATTACATAATGGTTTCTTAAATAGTTCTGAAAATAGCGAATGGATTTTAGGAGTTGATGCAGATACTATTCCCCATAAAAACCTCGTTGCCACTGTCTTAGATTTTGCCATTCAACAGGATTATGATTTAGTCTCTTTTTCTCCTCAATTTATTTTAAAGTCTATGGGGGAATGGTGGTTACAACCTTCTTTATTAATGACTTTGTTATTTCGCTTTGAATCCTCTGGCGTGAATACTAGCAACAGCAGTACAATAATGGCGAATGGTCAATGTTTTTTAATCAAACGTAACATTTTGACAGAGATTAAGGGTTATACTTGTGCGGCAAATTCCTTTTGTGATGATGTCACTTTAGCTCGTTATGTGGCAAGTTTAGGTTATAAAGTCGGGTTTGCAGATGGCAGTAAAATTATTAAGGTGCGGATGTATGAAGGTTTACAAGATACTTGGCAGGGTTGGGGTAGATCATTAGATCTTAAAGATGCGTCCTCGAAGCTACAATTATGGGGAGAATGTCTTTTTTTGCTACTAATTCAGGCTTTACCTTTACCTATATTTTTTCTCTGTTTATTTTTCTATCCTCACTTTGATTTTCCCAGTTTCAAGTTACTATTTGCCCTAAACACTTTTCTTGTTATTATCCGTTTTGCCCTCCTAGGTGCGATCGCATCTTCCTATCAATTCAATAAATCAATATCAGAATTAACCTTTATTCTTTCACCTTTTGCCGATATATTAGCAGTGACGAGAATTATCCTTTCGGCATTAACAAAACCTAATCAATGGCGTGGGAGAGTTTATGAATAG